A window of the Bradyrhizobium diazoefficiens genome harbors these coding sequences:
- a CDS encoding acetyl-CoA carboxylase family protein: MSFKKLLIANRGEIAIRIARAAADAGIATVAIHPADDALSLHVRVADDAVEIPGRGARAYLDIEAVMKAAKSAGCDAVHPGYGFLSENAAFAKACADAGIVFVGPKPAALELFGDKVAARQLAKRCGVAIIAGTSGPSSLDEITAFFTSLGSDAAIVIKAMAGGGGRGMRVVENAADLAEAYARCQSEAKAAFGFDGVYAERLIRQARHIEVQIIGDRHGAISHLWERECTIQRRHQKLIEVAPSPSLGDGLRGRIIEAARQLAAAASYDNLGTFEFLVDGTAEDSFAFIEANPRLQVEHTVTEEVLGLDLVRAQLAIAAGSTLASLGLAQGAIPKPRGYAMQLRVNMETLDETGATHPTGGVLAVFEPPSGPGVRVDSFGYAGYKTSAAFDSLLAKVIVHTPGEAWHDVVAKAARALREFRIDGVVTNIAFLQAVLAHPDFRTNRIATDFIDRNIAKLVEAADGAAKPLYFAAAERSGVHAAEAHIAQIVPEGTVMVAAPLQGTIVTVQVKEGEIVRPGQQLAVIESMKMEHLVMAEQGGRVTKLVAGDGVTLLHGEPILYLEPLDVAADSAAAEADIDLDHVRPDLAELIARQANTLDANRPASVQRRRNTNQRTARENVAQLVDDGSFMEYGSLAIAAQRRRRKLDDLISNTPADGLVMGVATVNAEKFGGEAARCIIVAYDYTVLAGTQGHMNHKKIDRMLTLAEDWRVPLVFYAEGGGGRPGDTDRLGMTGLDGPSFVQFAKLSGLVPVIGVVSGYCFAGNAAMLGCCDVIIATKNASIGMGGPAMIEGGGLGVYHPAEVGPVTFQSPNGVIDIVVEDEEEATSVAQKYLSYFQGAVTDWQAADQRLVRRAIPENRLRVYDIRSVIDLVADKDSVLELRRDYGVGMITALIRIEGKPFGLIANNPRHLGGAIDADAGDKAARFLQLCDAFDLPIVSLCDTPGFMVGPEAEKTAIVRHVSRMFVTGASLTVPLFGIVLRKGYGLGAQSMIGGGFHASFFTAAWPTGEFGGMGLEGYVRLGFRKEMEAIADPEERETYYRNKVAELYANGKAVSIASVFEIDNVIDPAETRRWIMAGLRSVPKPPVRTGKKRPCIDTW; this comes from the coding sequence ATGTCGTTCAAGAAGCTCCTGATCGCCAATCGTGGTGAGATTGCCATCCGCATCGCTCGCGCGGCGGCGGACGCCGGCATTGCCACGGTCGCGATCCACCCGGCCGATGACGCGTTGTCGCTACATGTGCGTGTGGCCGATGACGCCGTCGAAATCCCCGGCCGCGGCGCGCGGGCCTATCTCGACATCGAGGCCGTGATGAAGGCGGCGAAGAGCGCCGGCTGCGATGCCGTGCATCCCGGTTATGGCTTCCTCAGTGAGAACGCGGCATTCGCGAAAGCCTGCGCGGACGCAGGCATTGTCTTTGTCGGACCCAAGCCGGCAGCACTCGAACTGTTCGGCGACAAGGTCGCGGCACGGCAACTGGCAAAGCGCTGCGGCGTGGCGATCATTGCCGGCACCAGCGGGCCGTCGTCGCTCGACGAGATCACAGCGTTCTTCACCTCGCTCGGCAGCGATGCGGCGATCGTGATCAAGGCGATGGCCGGCGGCGGCGGCCGCGGCATGCGTGTTGTCGAGAACGCCGCCGATCTCGCGGAAGCCTATGCCCGCTGCCAGTCCGAGGCCAAGGCGGCGTTCGGCTTCGATGGCGTCTATGCTGAGCGGCTGATCCGGCAAGCCCGTCATATCGAGGTGCAGATCATCGGCGATCGCCACGGCGCGATCTCTCATCTCTGGGAGCGCGAATGCACCATCCAGCGCCGGCACCAGAAGCTGATCGAGGTGGCGCCGAGCCCCTCGCTCGGCGACGGCTTGCGCGGTCGTATCATCGAGGCCGCCAGGCAGCTCGCGGCGGCGGCGTCCTACGACAACCTCGGTACCTTCGAATTCCTGGTCGACGGCACCGCCGAAGACAGCTTTGCCTTCATCGAGGCCAATCCGCGGCTCCAGGTCGAGCACACCGTGACGGAGGAGGTGCTCGGCCTCGACCTCGTCCGCGCCCAGCTTGCAATTGCTGCAGGCAGCACATTGGCCTCGCTCGGTCTGGCGCAGGGCGCAATCCCGAAGCCGCGCGGCTATGCCATGCAGCTCCGCGTCAATATGGAGACGCTGGACGAGACCGGCGCGACGCATCCGACTGGCGGCGTGCTCGCCGTGTTCGAGCCGCCGTCAGGGCCTGGCGTCCGCGTCGATAGCTTTGGCTATGCCGGCTACAAGACCAGCGCGGCCTTCGACTCGCTGCTCGCCAAGGTCATCGTGCATACGCCGGGTGAAGCTTGGCACGACGTCGTGGCAAAAGCCGCGCGCGCCTTGCGCGAGTTCCGGATTGACGGCGTCGTCACCAACATCGCCTTCCTCCAGGCGGTGCTGGCGCACCCGGATTTCAGGACCAATCGTATCGCGACCGATTTCATCGATCGCAACATCGCAAAGCTGGTCGAGGCGGCCGATGGCGCGGCCAAGCCGCTCTATTTTGCCGCAGCCGAGCGAAGCGGTGTGCACGCCGCCGAGGCCCACATCGCGCAGATCGTGCCTGAAGGCACAGTGATGGTCGCTGCGCCCCTGCAAGGCACCATCGTCACCGTTCAGGTGAAGGAAGGCGAAATCGTGCGGCCGGGCCAGCAGCTCGCCGTGATCGAGTCCATGAAGATGGAGCATCTGGTCATGGCCGAGCAGGGCGGGCGAGTGACAAAGCTCGTCGCCGGCGACGGCGTCACGCTGCTGCATGGCGAGCCGATCCTGTATCTCGAGCCGCTCGACGTTGCCGCCGACAGCGCGGCGGCTGAGGCCGATATCGACCTCGACCACGTCCGTCCCGACCTGGCCGAGCTGATCGCGCGCCAGGCCAATACGCTCGACGCAAACCGCCCGGCCTCGGTCCAGCGCCGCCGCAACACCAATCAGCGTACCGCGCGCGAGAACGTCGCCCAGCTCGTCGACGACGGCTCGTTCATGGAATATGGCAGCCTCGCCATTGCCGCCCAGCGGCGCCGGCGCAAGCTCGACGATCTCATCAGCAACACCCCGGCTGACGGCCTCGTGATGGGCGTTGCCACCGTCAACGCCGAAAAGTTCGGCGGCGAAGCCGCGCGCTGCATCATCGTAGCCTATGACTATACCGTGCTCGCGGGCACGCAGGGTCACATGAACCACAAGAAGATCGACCGCATGCTGACCTTGGCGGAAGACTGGCGCGTGCCGCTGGTGTTTTACGCCGAAGGCGGCGGCGGCCGTCCGGGCGACACCGACCGGCTCGGCATGACCGGACTCGACGGCCCATCCTTCGTGCAGTTCGCAAAACTCTCAGGCCTCGTGCCGGTGATTGGCGTCGTCTCCGGCTATTGCTTCGCCGGCAACGCGGCAATGCTCGGCTGCTGCGACGTGATCATCGCCACTAAGAATGCGTCGATCGGCATGGGCGGCCCTGCGATGATCGAGGGCGGTGGGCTCGGCGTCTATCACCCGGCCGAGGTAGGCCCTGTTACGTTTCAGTCGCCGAACGGCGTCATCGACATCGTGGTTGAGGACGAAGAGGAGGCGACATCCGTCGCGCAAAAATACCTGTCCTATTTCCAGGGCGCAGTAACGGATTGGCAGGCGGCCGACCAGCGCCTGGTTCGCCGCGCCATCCCCGAGAACCGCCTGCGTGTCTACGACATCCGCAGCGTGATCGATCTCGTCGCGGACAAGGATTCCGTGCTGGAGCTCCGTCGGGACTACGGCGTCGGCATGATCACCGCGCTGATCCGGATCGAAGGCAAACCGTTCGGCCTGATCGCCAACAACCCGCGCCATCTCGGTGGCGCAATCGATGCCGACGCCGGCGACAAGGCCGCGCGTTTCCTCCAGCTCTGCGATGCCTTCGATCTGCCGATCGTCTCGCTCTGCGACACGCCTGGTTTCATGGTCGGCCCGGAAGCCGAGAAGACCGCGATCGTGCGCCACGTCTCGCGCATGTTCGTCACCGGCGCGAGCCTCACCGTGCCGCTGTTCGGCATCGTGCTGCGCAAGGGCTATGGCCTTGGCGCGCAGTCGATGATCGGCGGCGGTTTCCACGCCTCGTTCTTCACTGCGGCGTGGCCGACCGGCGAGTTCGGCGGCATGGGTCTCGAAGGCTACGTCCGCCTCGGCTTCCGCAAGGAGATGGAGGCGATCGCCGACCCCGAGGAGCGCGAGACCTATTATCGCAACAAGGTCGCCGAGCTCTACGCCAACGGCAAGGCGGTCTCGATCGCCTCGGTGTTCGAGATCGACAACGTCATCGACCCCGCGGAAACGCGGCGGTGGATCATGGCGGGCTTGCGCTCGGTGCCGAAGCCGCCGGTGCGGACGGGGAAGAAGCGGCCCTGTATCGACACCTGGTGA
- a CDS encoding methyl-accepting chemotaxis protein — translation MIFSRISFKLVLIVGISLLGMITLAPIALSTLRSQMIADRQAKTQHMVDVGYGILAHYQKLESEGKLSREQAQAGAMAEIKSLRYDKVEYFWLNDMTPRMIMHPIKPELDGKDLAGMKDPSGNALFVGFVDVVRKQGAGFYSYLWPKPGFEQPVAKISYVKGFAPWGWIIGTGIYLDDVDAVFRQDAMTFGLVCLVVFVLVLGASFVIGRSVTRPLAKITGLTERLAAGDSAFEVPYTNRADEVGGLAKALAVFKDNASAVARMHAEQQETKQRADGEKRKTMTDLAGRFEASVQAVVRDVFNEARAMQQAAQSMSETANKATDRASFVATACQQASSNVQTVASAAGQLSASITEISQRVAQAASVADKAAADGQRTNDTVQGLAAAAHKIGEVIDLINQIASQTNLLALNATIEAARAGEAGKGFAVVASEVKSLASQTAKATDEIGAQISAIQAETNQVVGNIESIRATIMEVNEISSSIAAAVEEQGAATQAIAHSVQEAASGTDQVSQNISGVTDATAETGQAAGLVLQSSGRLTEKLQSLENEVSAFVAGVRAA, via the coding sequence ATGATTTTCTCCCGCATCAGTTTCAAGCTGGTCCTCATTGTCGGCATCAGCCTTCTCGGCATGATCACGCTGGCACCGATCGCGCTGTCGACCCTGCGCAGCCAGATGATCGCCGACCGCCAGGCCAAGACACAGCACATGGTCGATGTCGGCTACGGCATTCTCGCGCATTACCAGAAGCTCGAGAGCGAGGGAAAACTCTCGCGCGAGCAGGCGCAGGCCGGCGCAATGGCCGAGATCAAGAGCCTCCGCTACGACAAGGTCGAGTATTTCTGGCTCAACGACATGACCCCCAGGATGATCATGCATCCGATCAAGCCCGAGCTGGACGGCAAGGATCTCGCCGGGATGAAGGACCCTTCCGGCAACGCGCTGTTCGTCGGCTTCGTTGACGTTGTCAGGAAACAGGGTGCGGGCTTCTACAGCTACCTCTGGCCCAAGCCCGGCTTCGAGCAGCCCGTTGCCAAGATTTCCTATGTGAAGGGCTTTGCGCCCTGGGGCTGGATCATCGGCACCGGCATCTATCTCGACGACGTCGACGCCGTCTTCCGACAGGATGCGATGACGTTCGGCCTGGTGTGCCTCGTGGTGTTCGTGCTCGTGCTCGGCGCCTCCTTCGTGATCGGCCGCAGCGTGACCCGGCCGCTCGCGAAAATCACCGGCCTGACCGAGCGCCTCGCCGCCGGCGACAGCGCGTTCGAGGTGCCTTACACCAACCGCGCCGACGAGGTCGGCGGGCTCGCCAAGGCGCTTGCCGTGTTCAAGGACAATGCATCGGCGGTCGCCCGGATGCATGCCGAGCAGCAGGAAACCAAGCAGCGGGCCGACGGTGAGAAGCGCAAGACCATGACCGATCTCGCCGGCAGGTTCGAGGCGAGCGTCCAGGCCGTGGTCCGCGACGTCTTCAACGAGGCGCGGGCGATGCAACAGGCAGCCCAGAGCATGTCGGAGACCGCCAACAAAGCGACCGATCGCGCGAGCTTCGTCGCGACCGCGTGCCAGCAAGCCTCGAGCAATGTGCAGACGGTGGCCTCCGCCGCCGGCCAGCTGTCGGCCTCGATCACCGAGATCAGCCAGCGCGTCGCGCAGGCCGCGTCGGTCGCGGACAAGGCGGCCGCCGACGGTCAGCGCACCAATGACACCGTGCAGGGTCTGGCCGCGGCCGCTCATAAGATCGGCGAGGTCATCGACCTCATCAACCAGATCGCCTCGCAGACCAATCTGCTCGCGCTCAACGCGACGATCGAAGCCGCGCGCGCCGGTGAGGCCGGCAAGGGATTTGCCGTGGTTGCGAGCGAGGTGAAATCGCTGGCGAGCCAGACTGCGAAGGCGACCGACGAGATCGGCGCGCAGATCAGCGCGATCCAGGCCGAGACCAACCAGGTGGTCGGCAACATCGAGAGCATCCGCGCCACCATCATGGAGGTCAACGAGATCTCCTCGTCGATCGCGGCCGCGGTCGAAGAGCAGGGCGCCGCGACGCAGGCCATAGCGCACAGCGTGCAGGAGGCGGCCTCCGGCACAGACCAGGTCTCGCAGAACATCTCCGGCGTCACCGATGCGACGGCGGAGACCGGCCAGGCCGCGGGCCTCGTGCTGCAATCGAGCGGACGCCTGACCGAGAAGCTGCAATCGCTGGAGAACGAGGTCAGCGCCTTCGTTGCGGGTGTGCGGGCGGCCTGA
- a CDS encoding CobW family GTP-binding protein, protein MPVPILLVTGFLGAGKTTVVNHLLANADGRRIAAIVNDFGAINIDAELIAGASDGVVSLANGCICCSLEGDLLRTLSTLLRRDPKPEYIVIETSGVADPADIVRNLMDPVILREAPLEAVLCVIDAAMPPAALDDALQRSQLCVADIVALSKLDLTDEGAGVRMREAIRAQRVPAVVVDAKHGAIPSALLFPASDRAPAPREPGPKWPAEERFETLSWTSDRPLSLPRLQQAIGRLAPKLARAKGLFETVEQPGRLMVFQFAGGRATLAPGEPPTEGVPRARIVFIAELGVLSKADLDGIMGACVAEV, encoded by the coding sequence ATGCCGGTCCCCATTCTCCTGGTGACGGGCTTTCTGGGGGCGGGCAAGACCACGGTCGTCAACCATCTGCTGGCAAACGCCGACGGACGCCGCATTGCCGCAATCGTCAATGATTTCGGCGCGATCAACATCGATGCGGAGCTGATCGCGGGCGCGAGCGATGGCGTGGTCAGCCTTGCCAATGGCTGCATCTGCTGCTCGCTCGAAGGCGATCTGTTGCGCACGCTCTCGACGCTGCTGCGGCGCGATCCGAAGCCGGAGTACATCGTGATCGAAACCAGCGGCGTCGCCGATCCCGCCGACATCGTCCGCAATCTGATGGACCCGGTGATCCTGCGCGAGGCGCCGCTGGAAGCCGTGCTTTGCGTGATCGACGCCGCAATGCCGCCGGCCGCTCTGGACGATGCGCTCCAGCGCTCGCAGCTGTGCGTCGCCGATATCGTGGCGTTGAGCAAGCTGGATCTAACGGATGAAGGCGCAGGCGTGCGAATGCGCGAGGCCATCCGCGCGCAGCGTGTGCCGGCCGTGGTGGTCGATGCGAAGCACGGGGCGATTCCGTCCGCGCTGCTGTTTCCTGCGAGCGATCGCGCGCCGGCGCCGCGCGAGCCGGGGCCGAAATGGCCGGCAGAAGAACGCTTCGAGACGCTGAGCTGGACCTCCGACCGGCCGCTCTCGCTGCCGCGCCTGCAGCAGGCGATTGGCAGGCTGGCGCCGAAGCTTGCGCGCGCGAAAGGCCTGTTCGAGACGGTGGAGCAGCCCGGACGGCTGATGGTGTTTCAGTTCGCCGGCGGCCGCGCGACACTCGCGCCGGGCGAACCGCCGACCGAAGGCGTGCCGCGCGCGCGGATCGTCTTCATCGCCGAGCTCGGGGTGCTATCCAAGGCAGACCTGGACGGGATCATGGGGGCGTGCGTTGCCGAGGTGTGA
- a CDS encoding amidohydrolase family protein, translated as MSGLVISGGRVVDPASGMDAVGDVAVVDGKIAAVGSSLGGAERVIDATGLVVAPGFIDLHAHGQSIPADRMQAFDGVTTTLDLEAGVLPVASWYERQARRGRVLNYGAATNWAFARIGAMTGSNAESSLEAFGNAMRDRRWMDNVATDAEVAGILDRLARGLNEGGIGIGILNAYAPGAGVQELTAVCQLAAKQDVPTFTHVAYMSRIDPESAAEAYIRLIGYAGATGAHMHICHFNSSSKTDIERCRVLVEKAQAQGLPITVEAYPYGTGSTVLAAAFFSDPQFVERNGTGYDSVQRVTDGYRFHDREELLKAQAEEPSSLVLWHILDTENNAHHRDLLDMSVLYPGGAIASDAMPWTLPDGTTYKGDAWPLPDDATSHPRSAGCFTKFIREWVRERKTVSLLEGVRKCALIPAEILSQSTPAMRVKGRLAKDADADIVVFDYEKLSDRATFSAMNRPSEGVRHLVVSGAMLITDGVLDVAARPGRPVRRPVVGG; from the coding sequence ATGAGCGGTTTGGTGATCTCTGGCGGCCGGGTTGTGGATCCCGCGAGCGGAATGGACGCCGTTGGCGATGTGGCGGTCGTGGACGGCAAGATCGCCGCCGTCGGCTCCTCGCTCGGCGGCGCCGAGCGGGTGATCGATGCGACCGGGCTCGTGGTCGCGCCCGGCTTCATCGACCTCCACGCCCACGGCCAGTCGATCCCGGCCGACCGCATGCAGGCGTTCGACGGCGTGACGACGACGCTCGACCTCGAGGCCGGCGTGCTGCCGGTCGCCTCCTGGTATGAGCGCCAGGCGAGGCGAGGCCGCGTGCTGAACTACGGCGCCGCCACCAACTGGGCCTTTGCGCGCATCGGCGCGATGACGGGCTCCAACGCGGAAAGCTCGCTGGAAGCATTCGGCAATGCCATGCGCGACCGCCGCTGGATGGATAACGTTGCGACCGACGCGGAGGTCGCCGGCATCCTCGATCGTCTCGCGCGCGGCCTGAACGAAGGCGGCATCGGCATCGGCATCTTGAATGCCTATGCGCCGGGCGCCGGCGTGCAGGAGTTGACCGCGGTGTGCCAGCTCGCCGCGAAGCAGGATGTACCGACCTTCACCCACGTCGCCTACATGTCGCGCATCGACCCCGAGAGCGCGGCGGAGGCCTATATCCGCCTGATCGGCTATGCCGGCGCCACCGGCGCCCACATGCACATCTGCCATTTCAACTCGTCGAGCAAGACCGACATCGAGCGCTGCCGCGTCTTGGTCGAGAAGGCGCAGGCGCAGGGCCTGCCCATCACGGTGGAGGCTTACCCTTACGGCACCGGCTCGACCGTGCTGGCGGCGGCGTTCTTCAGCGATCCGCAATTCGTCGAGCGCAACGGCACCGGCTACGATTCCGTGCAGCGCGTGACCGACGGCTATCGCTTCCACGACCGCGAGGAGCTGCTCAAGGCGCAGGCGGAGGAGCCGTCCTCGCTGGTGCTCTGGCACATTCTCGACACCGAGAACAATGCGCATCATCGCGATCTCCTCGACATGTCGGTGCTCTATCCCGGCGGTGCGATCGCGTCGGACGCGATGCCGTGGACGTTGCCGGATGGCACCACCTACAAGGGCGATGCCTGGCCGCTGCCTGATGACGCCACCTCGCATCCGCGCTCGGCCGGCTGCTTCACGAAATTCATTCGCGAATGGGTGCGCGAGCGCAAAACCGTGTCGCTGCTCGAAGGCGTGCGCAAATGCGCGCTGATCCCCGCAGAGATCCTGTCGCAGAGCACGCCCGCGATGCGCGTCAAGGGCCGGCTGGCGAAGGACGCCGATGCCGACATCGTGGTGTTCGACTACGAAAAACTTTCGGACCGCGCAACGTTCAGCGCGATGAACCGTCCGTCCGAAGGCGTCCGCCATCTCGTGGTCAGCGGCGCGATGCTGATCACTGACGGCGTGCTCGACGTCGCGGCGCGGCCCGGCCGGCCCGTGCGTCGTCCCGTCGTCGGAGGCTGA
- a CDS encoding AraC family transcriptional regulator, whose protein sequence is MDWLSRLFEMMPVRGRLDLRCAYGAPWRIDQGPGEPNEIPYHAVLAGSAMLDDPAGGRPLKLEPGDILLLPGNSRHVMHDGSGAAPLPARNRASLNFTISENPGAGERLDLLCGHFAIAPPHDRLLRSYLPPRLVVHAGADAGGRDKAGQLAGLVALMRRESADDRLGGRAMLNALSSAMFALVLRLASLTDDAPRGLLALAGHPRLAPAVAALFNEPARAWSLPELARLCGMSRATLARQFQEKLGRSAADLLTDIRMTLAANELKKSSLSTGAVAEAVGYQSEAAFQRAFKSHMGITPAQWRKSQERRGDVPGRPAA, encoded by the coding sequence ATGGATTGGCTGAGCCGGCTGTTCGAGATGATGCCCGTGCGTGGGCGGCTCGACCTGCGCTGCGCCTATGGTGCGCCATGGCGCATCGACCAGGGGCCGGGCGAGCCGAACGAAATTCCGTACCACGCCGTGCTGGCCGGCTCGGCGATGCTGGACGATCCGGCGGGCGGGCGGCCGCTGAAGCTCGAGCCCGGCGACATCCTGCTGCTTCCCGGCAATTCTCGACACGTCATGCACGACGGCAGCGGAGCGGCGCCGCTGCCGGCGCGCAACCGCGCGTCGCTCAATTTCACGATCAGCGAAAATCCGGGCGCGGGGGAACGGCTCGATCTGTTGTGCGGACATTTCGCCATCGCGCCGCCGCACGACCGCCTGCTGCGCAGCTATTTGCCGCCGCGTCTCGTCGTCCATGCCGGCGCTGACGCCGGCGGCAGGGACAAGGCGGGGCAACTTGCCGGCCTCGTCGCCCTGATGCGTCGCGAGTCCGCAGACGATCGTCTCGGCGGCCGCGCGATGTTGAACGCGCTCTCGAGCGCGATGTTTGCGCTGGTGCTGCGGCTCGCCAGCCTCACCGACGACGCCCCGCGGGGTCTGCTTGCTTTGGCCGGTCACCCGCGCCTTGCGCCGGCGGTGGCCGCTCTGTTCAACGAGCCGGCGCGCGCATGGTCGCTGCCCGAGCTGGCGCGTCTGTGCGGCATGTCGCGCGCCACGCTCGCGCGGCAATTCCAGGAGAAGCTCGGGCGTTCGGCCGCAGATCTCCTGACCGATATCCGGATGACGCTCGCGGCGAACGAGCTGAAAAAATCGTCGCTGTCGACCGGCGCCGTGGCGGAAGCTGTCGGGTATCAATCCGAAGCGGCATTCCAGCGCGCCTTCAAGAGCCACATGGGCATCACGCCGGCGCAGTGGCGCAAAAGCCAGGAACGACGCGGGGACGTTCCCGGAAGGCCCGCAGCTTGA
- a CDS encoding carboxymuconolactone decarboxylase family protein gives MSRLSVPHLETATGATAEVYGQIKKAIGSVPNTFAAIGAHGPDALKAILLADSVLASGSLSKRDQETIKLVISEVAGCDYCVAAHSLLGKLAGLKPEELKNIRERRATGDDKRDALARFVRKLAQSSGTVSNEEFAAIKAVGYTDKQLVEISLAFATTVFTNVFNRINDTEIDFPAVA, from the coding sequence ATGTCCCGTCTTTCCGTTCCCCATCTCGAAACCGCAACCGGCGCCACCGCTGAAGTCTATGGCCAGATCAAGAAGGCGATCGGCAGCGTGCCCAACACCTTTGCCGCGATCGGCGCCCATGGGCCGGATGCGCTCAAGGCCATCCTGCTCGCCGACAGTGTGCTTGCTTCGGGTTCGCTGTCGAAGCGCGACCAGGAAACCATCAAGCTCGTCATCTCCGAGGTCGCCGGTTGCGACTACTGCGTCGCCGCGCACAGCCTGCTCGGCAAGCTCGCGGGCCTCAAGCCCGAAGAGTTGAAGAATATCCGCGAGCGCAGGGCGACCGGCGATGACAAGCGCGATGCGCTGGCCCGCTTCGTCCGCAAGCTCGCGCAGTCCAGCGGCACCGTCAGCAACGAGGAGTTCGCCGCCATCAAGGCTGTCGGCTACACCGACAAGCAACTGGTGGAGATCAGCCTGGCGTTTGCGACCACCGTCTTCACCAACGTGTTCAACCGCATCAACGACACCGAGATCGACTTCCCCGCGGTCGCGTGA
- a CDS encoding YkgB family protein: MTAMTSNMQNPFVRALQNSGLLAEDLDYHLVRASMVIMLLFFGYQKWFPYEFERLVPFISNGPLIWWLYPVFGHAGASYFLGTSEWTFGTLLLAGYWDKRLGVLGALGSTGTFIATVTIIPFMPDGWDVAAGGFPAMTGNVPFLMKDVVLLAVSFYLLRQDVVRLIRR; encoded by the coding sequence ATGACCGCGATGACCAGCAACATGCAAAATCCGTTTGTCCGCGCGCTGCAAAACTCCGGCCTGCTTGCGGAAGATCTCGACTACCATCTCGTCCGGGCCTCGATGGTGATCATGCTTCTCTTCTTCGGCTATCAGAAGTGGTTTCCGTACGAGTTCGAAAGACTGGTCCCGTTCATCAGCAACGGGCCGCTGATCTGGTGGCTCTATCCCGTCTTCGGCCACGCCGGCGCCAGCTATTTCCTCGGCACCTCGGAGTGGACGTTCGGCACCCTGCTGCTCGCCGGCTACTGGGACAAGCGGCTCGGCGTCCTCGGCGCCCTCGGCTCGACCGGGACCTTCATCGCGACGGTCACGATCATTCCGTTCATGCCGGATGGCTGGGATGTCGCCGCGGGAGGATTCCCGGCGATGACAGGCAACGTCCCCTTCCTGATGAAGGACGTCGTTCTGCTGGCGGTGTCGTTCTATCTGCTGAGGCAGGATGTGGTTCGGCTGATCCGGCGATAA
- a CDS encoding 2'-5' RNA ligase family protein, with protein sequence MALAINIRADNSSADEIERLWDQVSGFEAKGSMRALGYRPHFTFAIYDGPAIDEKAAWDAMLAAAAGETQLRIEFKRIRWFEGSPLVLWAEPAVDEALARIHGAVSTAIDPAHCRPHYRPGAWTPHCTLATTIADNRRNDAIAFAQAFDRSIEVMFDVVDCVVFPPVRVISERRLAS encoded by the coding sequence ATGGCATTGGCGATCAACATCCGAGCCGACAACAGTTCAGCGGACGAGATCGAGCGTCTGTGGGATCAGGTCAGCGGGTTCGAGGCCAAGGGGTCGATGCGTGCGCTTGGCTACCGTCCGCATTTTACGTTCGCGATCTACGATGGGCCCGCGATCGATGAAAAGGCTGCATGGGACGCCATGCTGGCAGCTGCGGCTGGCGAAACGCAGTTGCGCATCGAATTCAAGCGAATTCGCTGGTTCGAGGGTTCTCCGCTTGTCCTCTGGGCGGAGCCGGCGGTCGATGAGGCCCTGGCTCGCATCCATGGCGCCGTCAGCACGGCGATCGATCCTGCGCATTGTCGTCCTCATTATCGGCCCGGCGCGTGGACGCCGCATTGTACGCTAGCCACCACCATCGCCGACAACCGGCGCAACGATGCCATTGCCTTTGCACAGGCGTTCGATCGCAGCATCGAGGTGATGTTCGACGTGGTGGATTGTGTTGTGTTTCCGCCGGTGCGGGTCATCTCCGAGCGGAGATTGGCGTCGTAG
- a CDS encoding aminoacyl-tRNA deacylase, with protein MTIAPTLQKYLAAENIQYEVIPHELSMTSTRTAEACHISGDRLAKGIVLRRDDGYMLAILPASHHLRPSELRTILGDNVHMASETEIGELFRDCAHGAVPVVGKCYGLDTIVDDSIEAQPDVYMEAGDHATLLHMGRTQFARLTAHALHGRFSAHD; from the coding sequence ATGACCATTGCTCCAACACTCCAGAAATATCTAGCCGCTGAAAACATCCAATACGAAGTGATACCGCACGAACTCAGCATGACGTCCACTCGGACGGCTGAGGCATGCCACATCTCGGGTGATCGCCTCGCCAAGGGCATCGTGTTGCGGCGTGACGACGGATACATGCTGGCCATCCTGCCCGCATCGCACCACCTCCGCCCGTCGGAACTGAGGACAATCCTCGGTGACAACGTCCATATGGCCAGTGAAACCGAGATCGGGGAACTGTTCCGCGACTGTGCGCACGGTGCAGTTCCCGTCGTCGGCAAGTGCTACGGGCTGGATACCATCGTCGACGACAGCATCGAGGCGCAGCCGGACGTCTATATGGAGGCTGGCGATCACGCGACGCTGCTTCATATGGGTCGCACGCAATTTGCGCGCCTGACGGCCCACGCACTGCACGGACGCTTTAGCGCGCACGATTGA